A stretch of DNA from Ricinus communis isolate WT05 ecotype wild-type chromosome 4, ASM1957865v1, whole genome shotgun sequence:
atatagcatattaacctaattatttaactcatcagattcaaaatccaatcaaAATATGTTATCAGATATAAAATCCTACACAGATtatattatcagattcaaaatccaacatGCATAAACATTACAAAAGcatataaaactattaaaaattctagATTTGATCacataaatcatataaaatattttaaatcaatcATAACATGTTCTAAAAATcatgaaattaaagaaaagagaagaagatggTGATGATGCTAGATTTTGCAACCCTCATATTGTCATCGTATTGTGTTAATCTTTGAATCTCAAGTGATACAGAGAAGATAGAATTGAATATGGGATATAAATCTAGAGTttttttttagggtttgttTGATGTTTAGTTTGTGAAAGAAAGGGTTTTGAAAAAACCTACTGTCATTATATGAGAATAGTTTCCTAAAATGAGTTCTTACTTATTGTACCTTTCTCTCAATTCCTATCGACTGCTAGTAAAATGCTTACATAGTTACTACCATAGCTAACCCTAAACCTAGAGTATagctttctatttatagtGGTATGTTTTAGGAAACTTTAGAGGAGCATATAGAGTCTgattgatttaaatttaaaagaaacgattatttttctttatcagatgatttaatcctttaagtttaaattaaaatctaattgtTAAAATcccaaaaatattttctagaaGCTCTTTTTCACCAATTTCAgcattttaaatcaaaatatatgtaaaacgGCGTCGAATTTCGAGAAATAAGCCGATCGGGACTGTATAGGACCAGTAGGCTTTATGCTTAGTTGATCGGCTCTGTATAGAGCCAATTCGGCTATAtgcagagccgattggcttatGAAGCAaaaagttcaattttttttttttatattttagtcttTGAACTCGCAAAAATTATTGTTTCAcccttcaaacttaatttttctacTAAGATTGGCCCCTCCTCAACCTTCCGAGATTCGAGTAAAGCAATAACTTTCATCTTTGGATTTTCcataattccctcgatatctaaatatagaaaatagagGCTGACAAATACAAACTAATAAAAACAGTTCAAACACAAAGATAGTTAAATCaactaaaaatacaaaaataaaaaagtttaagaaaacatattcaaatagaaaataaaaattaaatcaaaaacaACCATAAATAAAACATGCAACAACAGTAAAagatattgattaatttttaaatttatgatattttaaaaaataaaatcaatatatttaacttaacaaacaataaaaaaaaactctaaaatacagaaaaaaaaacaacatcTTACTAAATAAACCtaaaatcaaaagcaaaataaaataaaaaataaacataaaaaacaaaaaataaaataaaataaaaaattgaaaacctTAGTCGATTATCCTGCAGCTCCTCTACAGCAACCTTGCTtcgttttctgatattttcttcattcaccccattctttctctttcatGAAGATTTTGAATCAACAACATTCTTCTTAACAAAGTCatcctttttaaaaatatttctcttttcattctcattttgataatttagattttgatattgatcTAAATTCTGAAAGCTGAAATGAAGGAGAAAGTGGAGAGACTAAAACCCACAAAAAACACAGAAAATGAAAGTTGAAGAAAGAAGTGGGTAGTTACCAAAACAGAAAAGAgcaaaagatagaaaaaaagaagaagaaagaaaacataaatgaaaaacatcatcataaaaatataacaacttaaaataatgggatatttttgttattttcttggaAAAGATGTAAGTAGtgtaattttctcttttaaattcattaaagaATGCTATTTATATCATAGTTCATATACTATTGTGGACTTGGGCCATTTacatatttttgtttattgtatttttttttttaataatttctccttgttttctttatcattcattgccttcttttgttgttgttgttaatttttttctcacttttttccactaattttaatacttttcttttcattttctattatattattgttaataatCTATTATTATACCTCTTaatataactttatattttaatgtattttgtatttctttttttttattacaaaactaacttgttttttgatattatgctagtattttaataacaaaagtataatatattaaaattaaattttatatttacataaaactttattaaatgattcatattttgtattatattacattttatttcttaaaatataaatttttattattttttatcttatataataatactttaatttcttaaaatttaataagaacaatgaaatattaaaatcaataggtttctattgacaaatataaattacaaaatacaGTCGTAGATTATAAATggaaatttatcaataaagacTATACACATCAATCATATAACCATATGTTTgtagattaaaaataacatgttcataaataataacttataGATTCATTACATGCATACCTAAGgttcatataatataatctaGAAACTCAAAGAGAATATAGGTTCACaggttaaaaataaaaagtttataaattacgaactataaatttatcataCACATAACTGAAATTTATTagattagagtttataaataaattaattaaagaacataattttatgtaaattgatgattttatataaatgatgaatCTATGCTTTATATTTGATCAATCTATAACATGTTCgtagattaaaaataataggttcttaaataataaactatagATTCATTATACGTATATTTAAGGTTCATATAATatagtttagaaattttaaagaatataggtccataagttaaaaataaaaacttcatCCATTATAAACTATAGATTCATCACACACACACCTGAGATTATAGATcacaatttatatataaagtaattaaagaacagatttatatgtaaattgatgaatttatataaatgatgaatttaCACTTTATATTTGATGGATCTATAAACAATATTTAATGCTTATGTTGCTTATAACTATACTAacagtaaatttttaatgaatttacaTTGGCAATGAATTTACaatttatgcttaataaacatacaacttatcaaatactataaaaatgcatgaaaataaaaaatcaatattacaCAAGAGATAAATATGATATTCCATTCAATCCTTAAAAACcatttaaaaatcataaataaagattatattaaataattttatgcaaaataaatttttaattttataactttttacTCATAACGCTAAAATTATCATTACAAAgattgatataattttttttggagAAACTAATATAAACTTTTTTGTTAGGCTTGAACTACACTTCGCTCTTTTCAAAGTTAAACCTACCAAACACAtacttttctttcaattatgagtacataattttatatggacatgaaccaaaatataattttcacgAGACACAACTAACTTTTTACTTATGAATGGAACTACAATGAGATCAAGTATCAAAAATAGCAATTTATGATCACCGACCACAACTAATATTCATTATTGTAATATAAATGGCatatttaaacatataaattttgttaaaatttttgaaataatatttttcttcatccataataattttatccaaCATATTTTAGATCAGGTTAgattactaaattaaaaaaatatatgtatttagattactaaatttaaaaaaaatatatattagttataaaCATAAACATAATCCATCATGATATAAGAGAATTATACTCATAATAATATACAACACATGTAATGAAAACATCAAAATTTACCATAAAAGAATCATAACAAGCCATAACATAtgattaaacataaaaatcatCTAAGGTAACGTTAAATAAGACAAATAGACGAGATTTGTTGAATGACATTATGAAGTGTCATCCACGCATCACCAAGGATctatttttaactaaaatactaatttactTAATGAATTTAGAATTATATGTGTGAAAGTCTGGCCTAAAGAAGCGGTCCGACGAGGGTGAAAAATGGATGCCGGGGTAAGGATAGAATGTCTGAACAAGGAGCGGCTTTTAGGATagcagcactctaaggtacggggtatataaatgaatcgaattgcacatcgaaATGGGACGgagaatggttgataacatatatatgaagagttggaactaatcacatgaggtgacttttggttgtttggttgtgtAGTTATaagaactccaaagttaaatgtGTCTGGTTCAGAGGAACTTCAGGATGGGTGATCTCTTGGGAAGTTATTGAACCCACTAAAGAGATAAAACCGTGAGACCAGAAGGGGGCCAAAGCGGATAATATCTTATGTGATATGATTCCGAGTTGTTACAATCAGTCAATTAGCTCAGACTTTACCTTGTGAtcaatttaactcaaaattaataaaagaaaatccaatttagccctttattttaaaacatttaGAAACCTAGGGTATCttatattctatttattttgatcCACAAATCCTTACTATCAAAagcttatattattatctcttGGATATCCACACACTTTCTTCAGCCATAAACTACtccaaaatattttgaatatgttgaatctattttctaaaaattaatttttatctatatagTGTATGGGATTGTTATAACATAGACCTGGACTATGTAATTATGGGGTCTGGTCTAGATATACATACGCTTCAGACGCTGACGCAACGTGTCTCAGACATTGACGAGCGTTAGATATTGAACATTATAACAACATTACATTTATATTAAACATACACATAATCAacattaaaaagtaaaagtgatgaatattataacaatattaaatgaatattaaatatacacaCAATGAACATTACAACTACAAATGATGGATATTATAAcaatattacattaatattaaatgtacATATAATAGATATTACAACGAcattaattgaataataaatatacacgtaaACGAACGTTACAACTACAAGTGATggatataaaatcataataaaatatgctaactaataattaacaaaGTAGTGTACTTATAAATGAagaatttttgtaatttaatttacatgagtaaaataaataattataaaataaaaaaatacacctttaatctaatttaaataattaaaataaacatgcactttaatctaatttaaataaataaaataaaaaattaaatatacactCTTAATCTATCttattctaaaagaaataatctttgatctatttaattttaatttattttatattttccaactttttaaattacttaataattttaagaaataaaagaattaattaattaatttagtctaATTGGgttaatcttaattaatttaaaataatctaaaagttcttcaacttattttaataattgtttaacaaaatcaaaatacaaataagaaagagaaaaaatattagaatgaaagaaaaaaaagaaattaaaaaaatatatgtatgaatttgaaaaaaaaacaattatagAATCAGACTTAACAAAATTGAATTGAgtcaaaattaagaatttaaagaaaataattaaagatattgaaagaaaaaaattcaaaaatagtaagtaaaatgaattaaaaattaaaaagttttttgaatttatattaaaatttaaaaatttcagcTCATAGAAAACTATTatgaaaataccaaacacTAAAAGATAGGATATGGTATTTGAATTTGTAATAAAAGCTCCATTCGACGGGACATGTtaaaatttatcctttttctaattaaataataatatgtcaAACTAAATACTAGCAAATGTATGAATtattcttatagtaaaatagtaaatttacTTCGAAGTCGATCTCTCAAAGAACTATGAGGTTACTTATTATATAGACTAATTATCAgcacaaaaatattaaaaataaatctagacactttaactaaaattttaaaaaaatttaatattcataaatgaaataaataaactaataaagtaaatatacaATGAGATGATTTTTagaaactatatgataaaagtaGTATTTAGTCTAACCAATTACTTAGTAATTCCCTTGTTTTAACCTTAAGTATAGATCTATTGAATGAGATAataatgtttcttttcttttaattattcaagCTAATGATGTAACTAAAATTCTTATACCAACGTAGATTGAAGCAAAGATGGTGTCTCTAATATAttcaacttaaaaaataaaaatatattgataaaaaaatcattcattaaagaaaaaaaaaggttcaTATAGACTAAATAGgctaaactaaatacttaagaaaactagcctaacatatttaatcccacaatcatattaaataaatagttaaacataaaagtaaaactgaaaataaaaattttctttagattCAGAATTTCTTTAAAGTATAAAGATGATTAATCTTCACTCTTCACTTCTTGAAAGTTTTTGATcttgaaagaataataaaagcctaaaactaaaattttcgTGATGAAGAACTGTGAAGAAAACTTTAGAGACAAGAAAAGTGGACAGATGTAGATGAAAAATAATGTGTCttgattttcagttttgaCACAAGCACGTCCTATTAGACTTTTGAGTATTTTAttccatatttttctttttggctaCTATTTActgaaaatagataattaaatttaagtgaagcaaaaacacataatttcaccatattatatataaaaatatttatataataaaaatactaaaatattttaaataactatatataatttaaatttatcaaacaaCGTCGTTTCGACTGAATCACTTATGGTATAACTTACCGATTTTAGTTGTGTTCCTGATATCTAATGATAGTATTTGGTAGATCTAAAACTTGATCCTTAgatgaaaattattataagaaaaaagaaattggtgTTATCATAATCCAGCCTAGTCCAACAGATTGACTTGGTCACCCATTtcaattgaatcaaataacACATTGACCCAGTAAAATTTAAGCGACATGACGAGTTTTCAGCAACCCAATCAATTTGGTGACTTGCATAAATTGAGAGTAAACTTtccttgtttttcttttcttttctttttgagaacAAATTGAGAGTAAACATGAATTAGTACAAATGCGAGAAGTAGGGGTATTGAATGGTTGGACAATTCAATTGGATACATCTCAACTACTATAAttactaatatattataagaaaataattaaataataatagaaattagtcatatatgtattttatttttttattagaaaatattaatggcATAAATCCAAAAATCTGAAAAATGACAAATGCCTTTGGCTTGAAATAGGTGATAAGGAAGAGGTGTAAGCCTAATccgaattttaagaaatatatttatatttaattatttttaaggaaagggtttattaaaaagatatttgagTGACtttccattttattttcagattttattaattaagcaTGTGCAAAAGAATACAGTAAGGCAGTGTGCAAAGAGTTGAGGAATGagggaagaaaataattgaCTGTGCTGATTACATGATAAGGGTACATCAATAATGATCACAAGAATCCAAATTTCTCTTGAATTAGTCAAAACTATCTTTTGCTTTGAGGTGTGACAGCCCAAGTCAACAACACTCAAAACATATAGTTTTGCTACatcacttaattttaatttgtatataattttatgtttgataatataaataccatatttttatatgattattatattttaaaattgttttttattaaaataatgttataaaaatattacactGTCATATCCGATGAATAAGAGTTggcataaattaaaatgagatgttatatgtttttattatttttattataattttttaaaaaagaagaaaaggaaagaaaatgaggagagaaaagagaagagtAGATAGATGGTAATAGAGAAATACCAAGTTTTAACAAGAAGATAAGTTTGTTGAACTGAAGTATGGTTTTACGTATTGGTTCATGTTTGACTCGGTATTATCTCATCATCACTCTTGTTAGCATCTGGTGCCTCTTAGTCAACACTTCACTTTATGAGTTGATGCCCTTTCACACCAcaattttaacataaaaagaagggaagggaaagaaattgtcaattgtataataataataataagaaaaacttaaaaaaaaaaaagaaaacttctcaacatagaaatagaaaaaaatcagACACAATGTAtgcaagagaaaaaaattacaagtactacttttaatattgataattaaatataaaacttacTTCGTCCAATTAGGATGGAGAAATCTGAACAATGCAGAATAATCACACATGAACGTCCAAATCATGAGTAGATAGAGATTCCTGATCAGTAGAGGAGTTTTgaacaatatatttatttcgACATTTCGAAGATTAAATCCGAACAAGATAAACAATAGAGATCGGCTAAAAGAATGACACTATATTTAAGGAGAGAAGTCCTATTCACGTGTCAATAAGGACCAACTTCGCACTTTGAACCTACAGTTATGAggtatgttaatttttaatttaagcatcagaatagatttaaaatataaaaaaaaactacacTCATCTTGGTATGAAAAATGCATTAAACCAAAGATAAGCATTTAAATTTGGCcctttttaagtattttaaaactaaGTGTGAGACCTATAAAgcatttaacaaaaaaaacatTGATGTATCAACAAATTAAGTCAATAATTTATCTTCTCTTCTATCTAACAAAACCATTATTGTACAGAACTCAAAACATAATTGAAACAAATGCTTGAtttaaacaatattaatttatttttttaataaaaaaactgcATTATAGGAGCAATACTCCTTTGCTTAAATTGGTTGGTTGGTAAGAGAAATGGAAAAACTGCCTTTCAAGATGGGAAAAGACAGGAAACATTCAATGGATTTGTGGAAAATTATatgtatgtgtatatatatttggtcAAAATCACATTTCTTAGACTTGTATTACAATATATTCTTTGATAGCATTATGCATAAGACACTTCTTGCTTCCCAATATAATGTTCCAAAAGTCCATACAATTGATCTCCACACAATTGTATCTAGCCTTAAGTTTAGTGTGGACATGATTATTCTAAcccaagaaataaaaaaactcagaaaatggaaagaaaatatatatatatatattgagaaTTCTTAAATCATGAGCTTTATGTCATCTTCAGGTTAATGTGAAAATTATCATCACttattcatattatatttgCGCAAGTGATGATGACACAAAATTTTTGAAGATTAAGTAAGAGATAATGAGACCTTAAATTCATTATATAGAGCAAAGGTCTAACGTCTTCttagtattaattatttagatattgACATTGTTGAGAGCCGCAATTTCCTagaaacttcatcatcaatcAATAAAGAGAAGCaaaataaatgtatataaactaacaaatatatatatatatatatatatatatatatatatatatatatatatatatatatatatatatttgttagttCTATTTCCTTATAATattgtatttcttttatataattttaaattcaaatcatTTGCTTTGGTTTGTAactcaaaaaaagaaaaatcctgAATTCCCTTCATTAGTGATAAAGAAATAACTTCaacatataagaaaaaaaaaactcttgaAATAGTACTTATCATATGTAAGAATTCTTCTCAATACGCTCTAAATTAGCtcgataatatatatatattcaataatatctATCTACTAGACCTCCCGCTAATTTAAGTGAGCATCCAAATATCTATCATACATTCAttcgtgtatatatatatactaaaaatataaaataaaggaaaaaatacGTTTTTACATTTCACTTAGAAAAGCATGAACTAGTCAAGCTATATCAACTCTAAAAACTatacaaaatgaaaatatagaaatagcAGATATTATAGTTTTTCAATTGGTTGCgaaatatttaatcttatttttaaaatagtttcaTATTACTAGTGAGTTAAAAGCATCGATTGTACATGCTTAATTAAGAAACACTTGGTTTGCATGTATACTTAATGAAAAAGTAAACTAAATTTATGAGAGGTACCTTATTGCTattatattgaaaagaaaagtccagagaggaaaataaaaaagaatcatGAAAAGGGCAACTTATTATATTCCATTTCATATTGTGAGCAAATTCAACCTTGGAATAATAAATGATAGTCAAAAGAAACTTGGTCTAGTCATTTGTCTATTCAAACATAGTAGCTATCATATCTCCCTCTAAGACACTCAGATAACATGCACATGTTGGAAACTAGGCAAGGCATTTTGATGGAGATTTAGCTAAAACAAACTTGTTGAAGAAGAAATTTggaattatttgttttaaatgctctataaaagaaaactacaTTTGATAttactagaaaagaaaagaataattttagaaCAATTGAATTCTATTCTCaacttaactaaatttttattttaaattagttaagggTTAGCTATATGAATTCTATTTCTTCATTCCAAAAGAGGATGTCCAACATCATAAGTACTTGGAGTTGGCCAACATCATAAGTTAGAAGAacaattgatatatatatatatatatatttgttagaaaattgaaatgatttgatcattaaatttttcacTAATTATGAAAGTTTCAAAAAGGAAGAAGCtgctttaattgaattttatcttaaataaaTCTTTGGCCTCAAATGCCAAGTACAAGTGCTTACATAAGTGGTTGGTGGAGAAGATAGTCACAAGGGAGTGTTAATATACATCCTTTTCTTAATGCATctactaaaatcaattttctgACCAAGAATCAAAGACCATGTAGAAAGACTCCAAAAAAGATAGCCTAATCGGAGTCTAAAAGATGATGTTAAATTCTGATATTAGAAGATATCAATGAAATGAACATATGTTCCTTCCAGGAAACTACACCATTCTTGCCCTCTAAGTCTCCCTCCATGATCCCTAGGAATAGTCAAGAGTATGGATGCTTACTTTGACTGGAGTTTGGTGATCATGATCACTGccttaattattatatagcTCTTCCAAACTAAGTTTCTTCCTTTCCATATCAAAAACCAGAATGAGTGACACTGTTACACCAAGCTCCACCGAGTGGTTTCATCCATTCTATGATCAAACCATTCATGGGCAagtagtttcttcttcttcttgttttggCTTTGGTTTTTCATCTGATTCTACCATGGTTACAGCAACAACAACAAGTAGTAGTTGTGCATCTGATAACTTATTGTCAAGCCCTAGCTGTTCAACTACAGCTAATGGTGGTCAGTTGACTCCTAAAGGTGTTGTCTCAAAGCCTATTAGAAGAAGGTCTAGGGCTTCTAAGAAGACACCCATTACCCTCCTCAATGCAAACACTAGCAACTTCAGGACCTTGGTGCAACAGTTTACTGGATGTAGCAGCAGGCCCACTTCATTTGGGAATCAAAAGGGGCCAATCAACTTGAATTTTAGACTAGGTAGTGTCCAAAATCATAATAGCATTGAAACTACAGCAATGGCTCCTTATAGCAACAGTTGTAGTTATAATGAGTATTACCAGATGCAACAACAAGGGCAGCAACACCACCATCTGCAGCTAGAGCATCAGCAGCAACAATATACAGTTCCATTTGAAGATGTCTACAATTTACCAAGTGCTGCTGGTGATGACAATGAGACTGCTGCTGCTTCAAGATCAATTCTAGAGATGGCAGATGAGCATTTCATGGACGATTTTTCCTTGCATGAACTGGCTAAGGAGGCCTTTTTCGATGAAGATGTGAATGACGAATACTTCTAGTGGAGCCTGTAGAGGATGCATGGTGATTTCTGCATTTAGTTTAGCTTTCATGTCTTAGAGAGTAGTGGGGTTCTTTCATTTAAATTCATGCTTGTGTTCCTTCTTTTGTATCAATATACATGTTTCTGGTTGCATTGTCTCTATCCatgagaaagaaaggaagagacCTATCTGCTGGAATGTACAATAAGAACAGGAAGATTCTTCAATGGCTACATagaaattatcatttttttcttttgttttatttaataaaatggtATTGATagggaaaaaaatatttaagaatatggcCGAAAAGAGtataatttcttcattattccCCTGCTTGTCTATGCACGCACGATGGGAATTTTTACTTGTTAGCATCTGACAGGCTAGCGCACATGATGATGAGCTCTCGCTTGACTTTTGTACTTTTGGCTGGATAGCAATTGATAAGAGTTTGTATGAACTGAACATGTAGATATATCCTGGTTCATTATTTTATACCTTGTGAAAATGGAAAAGACAATTGAAAGTGAGAATTTCATTTGCAAACTAAAACGATTCGATTAATTTTAGGGAATTAGTATTTG
This window harbors:
- the LOC8289507 gene encoding uncharacterized protein LOC8289507, producing MSDTVTPSSTEWFHPFYDQTIHGQVVSSSSCFGFGFSSDSTMVTATTTSSSCASDNLLSSPSCSTTANGGQLTPKGVVSKPIRRRSRASKKTPITLLNANTSNFRTLVQQFTGCSSRPTSFGNQKGPINLNFRLGSVQNHNSIETTAMAPYSNSCSYNEYYQMQQQGQQHHHLQLEHQQQQYTVPFEDVYNLPSAAGDDNETAAASRSILEMADEHFMDDFSLHELAKEAFFDEDVNDEYF